Below is a window of Halolamina sp. CBA1230 DNA.
CCGAGGCCGACGACGACGGGACGCTGCTCGGCGACGAACTGGCGCTTGCCCTCCAGCAAACGTCCAGCAGTGTCGACACGAACGCGACCGCGAAGACGCTCGACGCCGGCGCGGACAGCGAGGGCGTCGCGGTCCGGGCGACCGAGGACGCCGTCTACGTCGCCGTGGACCTGGCGACCACGACGTTCCAGCAGGGCAACGACACCGCCACCGCGGCTGTCGGTGACAGCTTCACCGCCACGGCGACGGTGACCGACGAAGTCACCGACGGCGAGAACTACACCCGAACCGCCACGTTCGGCGTCGTCGAGCCGTCGGTCAACTTCGCCGACGGCGTCTCCGAGGCGACCGCCGGCGAAACCGTCGAGTTCACCGCCGCGACGCTGCTCGCGCCCGGCACCGCGCTGACGTTCTCGCTCGCGCCGAGCGACGGCGGCGAAGCCCGGACCACGACGGCGACGGTCGGCGCCGACGGCCGCGCGACCGGCGAACTCGCGTTCACCGGCTTCGACGCCGACGAGGAGTACACCATCGACGTCACCGCCGAGGAGACCGACCTGAACACGACGGTAACGGGGACGACGCAGGCGGCAGCGACCGAGACGCCCGCGTCGACCGACACCGCGACCGCGACCCAGGAGCCGTCCGAGACCAGGACCTCCGGGCCCGGCTTCGGCGTCGTCGCCGCACTGCTCGCGCTGCTGGGTGCCGGCGCCGTCGTCGGCCGACGCGAGTAGCTCCCGTCCGCCGTCCGAGTATCGAAGCGAAACCCCTTTTCGCGGTTCACTCGCAGTCGGCGTGTGAACGAGGAACGCCTGCAGTTCTGGTCGCTCTATCTCTCGCGGTTCGCGACGGGGTTCGGCTACGCGACGCTGGCGGTGTTGATTCCGACCTATATCGACGTGCTGCAGGCCTCGGACTTCATGGCGGGGCTGTTCATCACCGGGTTCACGCTGGCCCAGACGATCGCGGTTGTCCCCCTCGCGTGGGCAGGCGACAGCCGCGACAAGAAGAAGGTGTTACTCGGCGTGTTGACCGCCAGCACGGTCTCCTACGTCGCGTTCGCCAACGTCGGCGCCATCGGCGACGCGGTGAGGGCCGTGGCGGCGGTCCTCGGCGTGACCGTCTCGACGAGCTTCGCCGACAGCACGGGGTTCATCGGGGTCCGTGCCCTTCAGGGCGCCGCCGTTACCGGCTCCGGGCTGATGACGCTGGCGCTGGTGGGCGAACTCGCCGATCACGGCGAACGGGCCAACAGCATCGGGAAGGCAAACTCCGTCCGCTTTCTCGCCTCCATCGTCGGCGCGCTCGCCGCCGGCGGGCTGTATCAGGTGCTCGGGTTCACGCCGATCTACACCCTCATCGTCGTCGTCCTCGCGCTCGCGGTCGCGGGTACCTGGCTCTACCTCCCGCCCGACGAGACACGGTCGAGGGGGAACCCGTTCGCCGATCTGGCGTTCAACAAGCGCATCGTCACGCTCACCACCTTCCGTGCGCAGTACGCCGTCGCCGTTACGCTGGTCCGGTCGTGGGCGACGATCTACGCCGGCGTCGCGGTCGCCCGCGGCGGGCTGGACGTGATCTCGTTGGCCGTCTCGGTCGTCTACGTCGCCGAGAAGCTGACGAACATGCTCTGTCAGCCGTTCACCGGCCGGCTTTCGGACCGCTACGGCCGCTCGCTGTTCGTCTTCGCCGGCGGGGGTGGCTACGGGCTGATCGCGGTACTGGTCCCGTTCAGTCCCGCCATCGGCGGTGCGCTCGGCCTGCCGACGTTCGAACTGATCGTGCCGGCCGCGCTGACGGGGATGGTGGGGGTCGCCGAGGGGTACTCGCTGCTCGGCGAACTCCCGCCCGCCTTCTTCGTGCTGGTCGGACTCAACGGCCTGCTCGGCGTCGTCGACGCGTTCCGCGAGCCCGCGAGCATGGCGCTGTTCGCCGACGAGGGCGCCGACGAGGGCGGGATCGCGGCCAGTTTCGGCATCCGCGAACTCGTTTGGCGCCCCGGCAGCGTGCTCGGGCCGGTGATGGCCGGCTGGCTCTGGAGCCAGTACGGGATCGAGACGGTGTTCTACGTCGGCGGCGCGTTCGCGGTCACGGGCGCGCTCACGTTCGCGGTCGTGCTCACGCGGTTCCACGGCCGCGACGCGCTG
It encodes the following:
- a CDS encoding PGF-CTERM sorting domain-containing protein — translated: MNTRHTAFSLAVVLLVAAVAPAAAATAPIEPDAVGDLTVTTAPASVSADAAVEAATTSDSTDSLVARSDVAVFRLDVAGVPAEADDDGTLLGDELALALQQTSSSVDTNATAKTLDAGADSEGVAVRATEDAVYVAVDLATTTFQQGNDTATAAVGDSFTATATVTDEVTDGENYTRTATFGVVEPSVNFADGVSEATAGETVEFTAATLLAPGTALTFSLAPSDGGEARTTTATVGADGRATGELAFTGFDADEEYTIDVTAEETDLNTTVTGTTQAAATETPASTDTATATQEPSETRTSGPGFGVVAALLALLGAGAVVGRRE
- a CDS encoding MFS transporter — encoded protein: MNEERLQFWSLYLSRFATGFGYATLAVLIPTYIDVLQASDFMAGLFITGFTLAQTIAVVPLAWAGDSRDKKKVLLGVLTASTVSYVAFANVGAIGDAVRAVAAVLGVTVSTSFADSTGFIGVRALQGAAVTGSGLMTLALVGELADHGERANSIGKANSVRFLASIVGALAAGGLYQVLGFTPIYTLIVVVLALAVAGTWLYLPPDETRSRGNPFADLAFNKRIVTLTTFRAQYAVAVTLVRSWATIYAGVAVARGGLDVISLAVSVVYVAEKLTNMLCQPFTGRLSDRYGRSLFVFAGGGGYGLIAVLVPFSPAIGGALGLPTFELIVPAALTGMVGVAEGYSLLGELPPAFFVLVGLNGLLGVVDAFREPASMALFADEGADEGGIAASFGIRELVWRPGSVLGPVMAGWLWSQYGIETVFYVGGAFAVTGALTFAVVLTRFHGRDALTEW